From one Neofelis nebulosa isolate mNeoNeb1 chromosome 4, mNeoNeb1.pri, whole genome shotgun sequence genomic stretch:
- the LOC131508500 gene encoding olfactory receptor 7A10-like, with the protein MEGRNQTRVTEFILLGLSDEGELQSLLFWPFLSMYLVTFTGNLLMILAIITDSRLHTPMYFFLSNLSFSDICFTSTTVPKMLLNIQTQSRAISYKGCLSQMYFFMLFGVLDTFLLTVMAYDRFVAICQPLHYMVIMNPKFCGILLLGSWVLSIFNSLLHDLLILRLSFCTDLEIFHFFCELNQVIQLACSDTFLNDLMIYLTSGLLGVVPLTGILSSYSRIVTSILRISSVRGKYKAFSTCGSHLLVVSLFYGTCLGVYLSSAAAQNSRASAIASVMYTVVTPMLNPFIYGLRNRDIKQALGKPLAAGRSQHIRCFVSG; encoded by the coding sequence atggaaggaagaaatcaaacccGTGTTACAGAATTTATCCTCTTGGGACTCTCAGATGAGGGGGAGCTGCAGTCACTGCTCTTTTGGCCATTCCTGTCCATGTACCTGGTCACCTTCACTGGGAACCTGCTCATGATCCTGGCCATTATCACGGACTCCCGCCTCCACacgcccatgtacttcttcctctccaacctGTCCTTTTCAGACATCTGTTTCACCTCCACCACCGTCCCAaagatgctgctgaacatccagACGCAGAGCAGAGCGATCTCCTACAAAGGTTGTCTCAGCCAGATGtactttttcatgctttttggAGTATTAGACACCTTCCTCTTGACCGTGATGGCCTATGACCGGTTCGTGGCCATCTGTCAGCCACTGCACTACATGGTCATCATGAATCCCAAGTTCTGTGGCATCCTGCTCTTGGGATCCTGGGTATTGAGTATTTTTAACTCTCTATTACATGACTTACTGATTTTGCGACTCTCTTTTTGCACAGATCTGGAAAtctttcactttttctgtgaacttAATCAGGTGATCCAACTTGCTTGCTCTGATACCTTCCTCAATGACCTGATGATCTATCTCACAAGTGGACTTCTGGGTGTTGTTCCACTCACTGGCATCCTTTCCTCTTACTCTAGAATTGTCACTTCCATTTTGAGAATTTCATCAGTGAGGGGCAAGTATAAAGCATTTTCCACGTGTGGGTCTCACCTCTTAGTGGTCTCTTTGTTCTATGGCACATGCCTTGGGGTGTATCTGAGTTCTGCTGCTGCACAAAACTCCAGGGCAAGTGCCATAGCCTCAGTCATGTACACAGTGGTGACAcccatgctgaaccccttcatctaTGGCCTGAGGAACAGAGACATCAAGCAAGCCCTGGGAAAGCCCTTAGCAGCGGGACGTTCTCAGCATATAAGATGCTTTGTTTCAGGATAA